Genomic segment of Leuconostoc mesenteroides subsp. mesenteroides:
TCTCGAAAAAATGACGTTAGTTATGTCATGGTTTATGGTTATCTTAATGGCTGGATCTGTAATATACGCTGCCATTAGTGCATTAGGTTGGCTATAAATAAAAAGATGTCAATTCAGTACGACACTGAATTGACGTCTTTTTATTATTCAACTGATATGAAGAATGGATACAACGGTTGTCCACCATCGTGAACTTCGACTTCTAGATCGTCATCTAGTTCTTCCACAAATGCTTTTAACTTTTGCGCAACTTTAGCTTTTGTACCTTCACCAAAAATGATTGTCACAATTTCCGAATCCTCATCAATCATTTTTTGAATAGATTCTTGTGCAGCCGATTCAACATTCTGAGTTACGACTTCAATGTCACCATCGATAATCCCCATCCAGTCACCATGATGAATTTCGTGACCATTAAATTTAGTTTCACGAACTGCCTGCGTAATTTGTGCCGACTTTACATCAGCCATCATTTCTGACATTTCTGTAGCATTTTGTTCCAAATCGGCATCAGGGTTATAGCCCATCATCGCTGTTAGCCCTTGCTGAATTGTACGTGTTTTAACAACTTTTACTGGGATTTCTGCTAATGTTATCGCCTGTTCTGCTGCCATGAAAATATTACTATTATTCGGTAAAATAATAATCTTTTTTGCACCGCTCTCTTCAATAACTTTCATAATATCAGCAGTTGATGGATTCATTGTCTGACCGCCAGAAATCACAGTATGAACGCCCAGACTTTTGAAAAGTTCTGCAATACCATCACCAGCGGCAATGGCAATTACCGCTGTATCAGATACTGGAACCTGCATATTAGCAATTTTTTCAATACGTGCTTCTTCTGCGCGTTGCGCATCAATAACTGTTTGCTGTTGATCACGCATATTGTCAACTTTCACTTTAACTAGTGAACCAAAATGCGTTCCCCAACTAATTACTTTACCAGGATTTTCAGTATGCACGTGTACTTTAACAATTTCATCATCGTTGATAACTAATAAAGAATCACCTAATTCTGCTAAATAATCGTAAAACTTTTGGTAGTCAAAATCATGATCATATGTTGTCCCTTTACCGATCTGAACCATAATTTCAGTACAGTAACCATACTGAATATCTGCCGGATCCAAGCTGTTACTAGCTTGCGCTCCCGCATGAAGTTCTTTAACCATTTGATCAAGCTCAGCATTATCAGGTGCTTTAATATCTTCTTCATTAAAATCACCACTGATCACTTGATAGAAGGCTTGCAACACGAAAACAAGTCCTTGCCCACCAGAATCAACAACACCCACTTCTTTTAAGACCGGTAACAAGTCAGGCGTTGAATCCAGCGCTACTTGTGCCGCTTCCTGCACAGCAGCCATCAGTTCGACAATATCGTCTGTTTGATCTGCTATCTTGTTCGCTTTAGCTGCCGCCTCACGAATAACCGTCAAGATTGTGCCCTCAGTAGGCTTCATCACTGACTTATATGCTACTTGTGCCCCACTCATTAATGCATCAGCTAAATCCCGTGCTGATAGTGTTTCTTTTCCAGCCATGCTATTAGAAAAGCCACGGAAAATTTGTGATAATATTACGCCTGAGTTACCACGCGCCCCCATTAACAGGCCTTTGGAAGTTGCTTTGGCCAAAGCACCAATTTCTGTTTCTAGTGAGTCACGTTCATATTGCGCACCGCTCGCCATTGAAAGGCTCATGTTTGTTCCTGTGTCGCCATCAGGAACCGGAAATACGTTTAATTTATTGATTTTATCTGCATTAGCAGCAAGCACAGCTGCTGCAGCGTTAATCATCTTACCAAATTCAATATTGGTAATCTTTGTTAGTGAATTAACTGACATAATCTCTCCTAGTCACTGACACGAACACCCTGGACAATCACGTTAACCTCAGAAACGTGAATACCCAAAAACGCGTCAAGATTATACTTTACTTTACCTTGAACTGATTTTGAAATCTCGGACAATTTGGTACCGTACTGTGCAACTAAGTAGACATCAACCGCAACACCACTATCTTTTTGATGAACTACAACGCCTTTAGCGTAGTTTTCTCGATTCAGAATTTGGTTAACCCCATCGCGAAAAGTTGCTTTAGATGCCATCCCAACAATTCCTGGGTTTTCAATTGCAGATCCACCAACGATTGTAGCAATAACATCATTTTCAAGGCTAATATCACCATTGTTTGTTTTAATTATAATTGCCATAAAATTTAAGAACATTTATTGTTGTGGTTTAGGATAGCTTGTCTCAACATCCTTAAAGTATCACAATAAATGCATTTCCTCCTCACAAAGAGTTTACTAAGTACATTTTACCATACATAAATTGAGTTGCATTGAGAGGTGTTCTATCTATTAATAAAAAAGACCACCTTATGGTGGTCTTACGACGTTAGCAAGCTAACGAAATGCTAGCTTAAACGCGTTCGATAGAACCGTTCTTCAATCCAGCCTTCAAAGTACGTGCTGTCAAGTAAACTTTCTTTGGTGCAGCACCATTAATTTTAACCGTAACTTTTTGCAAGTTTGGCTTCCAGCTACGACGACTTGAGTTCAACGCGTGTGAACGTTGGTTACCAAAGCGTGTACGCGCACCAGTAATAGCATCTTTTGCCATGTTTAACCCTCCTTCTTCGAGCTGTTTATTTTTTAAAAGCTCTTTCTACAACAATATTAAATTTTACCAGAAACTCAACCCTTTGACAAGTTAATTTGTATATTTCGCTAAAATCTTTGCTAATTGTTCTTTATTATGAAAACCTGTCAAGCGATCCATCACTTTCCCATCTTTTTTAATTAGTAGTGTGGGAATAGCACGAATACCAAATTCGGCCGGTGTTTCAGGATTAGCATCAACGTCCATTTTAACAAATTTTACATTATCAATTTCATCTGACAAAGCATCTAAAACTGGTGATTGCATACGACATGGACCACACCAAGTAGCCCAGAAATCCGTAATACTGACACCAGTATTTGTTTCTTCAACAAAAGTTGCATCTTCTACTGTTTTAACTGACATATTATTCATCTCCATCTACTGACTGTGTAATCATTATGATTCCTGTATCAAAGGATATGTGAACAGAATCCGAAACAAATTCATTTGATGACCACATTTTATACTTATTTTTCGTTAGTGTCAATGGGTACTTAGCATCTCTTATTTTGAAGTTCTCAACATTATTAAGTGGCATAAATCCTAAGTACTTTGCGTTAGAATACTTTACAATCTCACTTAAACCTGGTGTAGCATAGCTTACGCTGTTTGTATTATCAATAAAACTCGTTTTTTCAACAATATTTTCAAATTTCTCATCCGCCATTAACCACAAATTACTTAACATGTGATCAATTCTCGCACCAGTAGCGCCAAATATTTTAATAATGTCTGGGTCTTTTTTTTGAGCGTACATTAAGGCTAATTCGGTGTCTGTTTCATCCTTTTCAGCCTTGACATGAATAACTTTCTGCTTGGCTAAATGGTTTTGAATTGTGGTTAATTCAAAATCTGTCAAGGAATCAAAATCACCAACCGCCATGATCATTGGTATATTTTTTTGGTATAAATACCAAGCACCTCTATCAGCACCAATCCACACCCCTTGTTCTTGAAATAAGTTTTTGGGCCATAATTCCGTTGGTCCACCAGCTAAGATATTAATCTGCATTATTTGATCAAATCTTTCAAAATACTGATTTTTGCAGCAGGATCTACTTTATCGTAGACATACGATCCAGCCACGAAAACGTTTGCACCAGCATCATATGCCGACTTAATCGTCTCATTATTTACGCCACCATCAATTTCAATGTCGAAGTCAAAGCCACGTTCCTCACGAAATGTTTGTAGTTGCTCAATTTTTTGCAATGTTGATGGCAAGAACTTTTGTCCACCAAATCCTGGATTCACAGTCATAACAAGTACTTGATCAACCATATCCAGTACCGCTTCAATTGCAGATACTGGTGTTCCAGGATTGATAACAACTTCTGCTTTGACACCTTTATTCTTAATCATTTGTAACACACGATGAATGTGCGGCGTTGCTTCGACATGTACACCAATAATGTCTGCTCCAGCATCTGCAAATTCTTCAACAAAACGTTCTGGATTTTGAATCATTAAGTGAACGTCTAACACTAAATCAGTTTCTGGACGTAATTGCTTAACCCAATTTGGTCCATAAGATATAGCGGGTACAAAATTACCATCCATAACATCGATGTGCAAATATTCTGCACCAGCAGCTTCAACAAGCTTGACGTCACGTTCCAAATTTGTATAATCTGCGCTCAAAATTGATGGTGCAATGATTCCTGACATGATATACCTCTTTTTAATTGTCTGTTTTATACTTTGGTTTTTGCGCTTTAATCAATTCATAAAACGCCTTATAACTATTATACCTTGACTGTGTGATTGTGCCAACTGCTACCGCTTCTTTGACAGCACATCCTGGTTCATTAAGATGTAAACATCCACGGAAGCGACAATCTTGCCGATTTTCCACAAACTCTGGAAAATAATCATCTAATTCTTCAACAGAAAAATCAAACACCTCATACGAAGAAAATCCTGGTGTGTCAGCAATCAAAGCCTCATCTACCTCAATCAACGTCACTTGTCGTGTTGTATGTTTTCCTCGACTCAACGCCTTCGAAACTTCGCCTGTTTCAAGTCCAAGTTGTGGCGATAGGTGATTCAGTAATGTTGATTTACCAGCACCTGTTTGCCCCATAAAAACCGAAACATGACTTTTTAGCACCTTTTTAAGCGTTTCGAAAGCATTATCTGAATCTGAAACAATAACATCATAACCAATACTTTGATAATCACTAGCGATGCAATTTATTTTTTCGTGTTCAGATTTTTCCAGTAAATCCATTTTAGAAAAATAGATTAGTGGTCTTACGTTTGCAGCTTCAAGTGCCACTAGCTGACGATCTAATAAGTTTGGTGCAAAATCAGGTTCCTTGGCAGCTGTTACAATAACGGCAATATCAATATTTGCTATTGGTGGGCGAACTAAAACGTTCTCTCGTTCATGGATTGACCAAATAAAGCCCTCGTCATTTTCACTCTCAAAATCCACAAAATCACCAACTAACGGTTTTTGCTTAGACTTCCGAAATTCACCGCGAGCTCGCGTTCGTTGAATGTTACCACTGGGTAACTGTATATCGTAATAACCGCTGAGCGATCTAATAATTCGTCCTGTTTTCATACCATTAATCATAACAAAAAAAGCCGATAATATCGACTTTTAAACACGTTATTCTTGACTCGAAGAGCTTTCAGATGTGGAGCTGTCTGATGATGTAGTACTGGAATTCTCACTACTTGTTGAACTGCTTGAGGAACTGCTACTAGAGCTAGAAGACGATGAACTACTACTCGAGCTCGATTGTTCTGGTCCCTGTGAAATCGTTATTAACAAGGTATTATCTTTTGTAATCTTTGATCCACCACGAATTGATTGACTAATTACGTGGTCTTTCTTGACAGAATTGGAATAAGTTGTATTAAAATTAACAGTGACATCGTTTTGTGATGCCCAATTTTGAACATCACTTTGTGTGCTACTTTTAGTGAAGTCAGGAACATTAATCTTAACCGGCCCTGTTGATACAGTGAAAGTTACTTTTGTAGCTGTAGGATCTACTTTACCATTAGCATTAATAGATTGAGCAATAATTATACCCGCAGCTACACTATCTGAAGCTTGTTGCTCTCTTTGAATTTCGTATCCTTGCGAGCGCAATTGTGCTGCCGTAACATCATAATCCGACCCCACATAATCTCCAAAACGCACTTTTGCCTTGCCAGACGAAATAACCAAGTTGATACTGTCCCCTTTTTTTACGTCAGTTCCTTCTTTAGGCGTTGAACGCACAACGCTACCCTTTTTGACAGTGGTCGAAGTTGTCGAAGTCACACTACCAACATTTAAGCCAGCATCTTGAATTTTCTGTTCAGCCTTGATTCTTGTTAGGTTGGATAAACTTGGCACAGTAATTTGACTAGCCTGAATCTGAATAAACGCAAAAATAGCAATGATAGCAACAATAAAGAGAGTTGTAAAAGCCAAAATTTTCGGTAATTTGTTTTCACGGTACTTGATGCCATTGCCTCGAAGGACACTTCTAACATAATTAGGTGTTCGATCAACGATTTTTGCAATGCTCTTAACAGCGTAACCTTTTTTACCATACTCAATAATCAAATCTTTTACTGACGGTTCCTCAGGAACTTCCTCCGGTAAAACATTAACAGAGGAAACACCATTCTTGAGCTGGTCTTGAATCTGTTCCATCGGAATAATACGCGTTTCATTTTCAATATCTGCAGTTGGCGCAAATCTTTGTTCATTTGAACGACGTGGTGATAGAACCGTTTTTAAATCTTCAGCCATAACTGAGGCATCTGAATATCGATCCTGTGAGTTCTTAGCTGTGGCTTTTAAAATAACATTTTCTAGTGCTTGGGGAATTCTTGGATCAAAGTCACGTACTGAAGGCATATCGGCAGTTGCATGTTTTAATGCTATTGCGACTGGTGTATCTCCTTCATACGGTACTTGTTTTGTTAGCATTTCATATAACATAACACCAAGTGCATAGATATCAGACTTTGCCGATGCCATACCCCCACGTGTTTGTTCTGGTGACAAATAATGAACTGAACCAATCACAGTATGTGTTTGCGTTAAATCTTGCTCCGATTTAGCAATTGCAATCCCAAAATCGGTAATTTTCACCTGATCTTTTCTGTTGATTAAAATATTTTGTGGCTTTAAATCACGATGAATAATGCCTGCATTATGCGCAGCCTGGACTGCGTCTAATATTTGCATCATAATATCAACAACTTGTTGATATGCGATTGGAAAATGTTCACTAATGTATGATTTGAGATTTGTACCATCAACATATTCCATGACAATATACTGTGAACCTTGGTATTCACCAACATCGTATACTTGAACAATATTGTCATTAATTAGTTCTGTTACGGATAAGGCTTCACGCTGAAAGCGTTTTGCCAAATCTACATCATTTTTCATATCAAGACGCATCATTTTAAACGTTACATCACGATTAAGAAATTCATCATGCGCCAAATAAACATTGGCCATACCGCCATCGCCAAGCGATTTTATAATACGGTATCGATTGTCAACTAGTGTATCTGGTAACATTTCTAATCCTTTTCATGTGTGACGAGTACCGCCGTCACGTTATCTGGTGCGCCTTTTTTATTTGCTTGCTGAATCATATCAAAAACTTTAATATCAAGTGGTTCTTCGTAACGCATTATTTGCTTAATTGTTTCATGGTCTAACACTTTTGTAATCCCATCAGATGTCAAAAATAAAATATCATCCGACACAAAATTGTGTTGAGAAATTTCAATATCTACGTGTTCATCAACACCTAAAAATCGTGTCACACTATTAGCATGTGCCATATTACTAGCATCCGCGCTGGCCATAGCTCCTCTGCGGACGATTTCATTTTTCAAAATATGGTCATTGGACAGTTGTGTTAATTGGCTATTATGCAACAAAAAAGCCTTAGAATCACCTAAATTAGCAATCACAACTTTTTCGTCAAACAACACAGCCAAAACAACGGTTGTTGCCATCTGTGATAATTCTTGGAAGCGTTGTCCGGCCTGGATAATAGTATCATTCTCAATTTTGGCTTGTTTTTTTAACCACGTAATTGTAGGGACAATTGTCTCTAAATCATTAATTTCCCAAGCATGTCCAAAGTGCTCGACAGTCATTGCACTGGCAACCTCACCGCCTTCATTCGAAGTAACACCATCAGCAACGATAACCATTGTCCGTCCAGCTTTATTTATAAAAGAACCTACATAATCTTCATTGTCGTGGCGTTTGGACCCTGGATCCGTACGATAGGCAATTGCCATTAATCATTTTTCCTCAATGTAGCAACGAAAAAACCATCTGTATGGTAGTCATTGGGATACACATGTAAGGCTTTTTCGCTATGATCTAATTTTAATTTATACGTTGTTTCCGTTGGAATTAATTCAAAATTTGGATGTTTTTCCAAAAACTTTGTTACAACATCGTCATTTTCTTGACGCAATATTGTACAAGTACTGTAAACCATGATACCATTTTTTGCAAGGTTTTGGCTAACTGAGTCCAAAATTTGTGTTTGTAAACCAGCTAAACTTTCGACATCTTTCAAGGTTTTATCATATCTAATTTCAGGTTTTCGGCGTAATAAACCAAATCCTGAACATGGTGCATCAACTAGAATTCGATCAAATTTCTTGTCAATCTGTTCAGGAACCTTTCTTGCATCTAGAACACGTGCGTGAATTTTATCAGCAACATGCAATCTTTCGGCATTGTTATTAATCAACTTAATTTTATGATCATGAACATCTAAGGCCGTAATGACTGCATCGGGTGCGCTGTATTGTGCAAGCTGTGTGGTTTTTCCACCAGGTGCTGCCGCTGCGTCTAAAATACTTTTAACATCAGGCGTCAAATGTAAACTTTCTACTGGTAGCATCGCACTTTCATCCTGCAATGTTAACCAGCCATCATGGTATGCTTTAGAACTAGCCACATGCCCACCGTCGACTAAAAATGCATGTGCAGCCACGCTCGACGCTGAAATGGTGAAATTTTCTGATTCTAGCGAAGTAACCACCTCTTGATCATTAGCTAATGTCGTATTCACACGGATGGATTGCTTAGGTGCATCATTAATTGTTGCAATGATTTGGCGGGCTTGTTCATCCCCATTTTGCTTAATTAACTCTTCAACTAACCAAATCGGCAAACTCGCTTCAATAGAAAGGCGTTGTATGTCATCATCAATATCGGCAACACTACGAAGACCTTTACGACTAATGCTATGCAAAATAGCAGTAACAAATTTACCAGTTCCAACGTGTCCTAGAATTTTAGCTACTTCAATTGATTCATTAAAGATAGCATGCTGCGGTATCTTATCAAGGTATTCCATTTGAAAAATAGCTGTATAAAGTAGTTCTCGGACCCACGGATCAATCTTTTTGCTACCTACGAAAGGTTCAAGCCAATACTCAAAAGTTAAGCGATGCTGAATGACCCCATAAACCAGAGTCGTTAATAGACGGGTATCTGCTTCACCCAACTTATGTTGCTTGATTACTTGATTTAATTGCAGATTAGAATATGCGCCATTTTTTATTTTGGCTAATGTTTGTACTGCTAAAACACGTGGATTATCACTATAAACTCGTTTATCACTCATTAATTGTTGCCCATTTCTGACCTACTTTGAGATCCTTTCCAGCGCCATTTAAATAGGCACTGATCGCCATTTCTGATTTACCTGCTGGCTGCAGCCGATTAATTTGAACAACTGTACCATTGGCGGATGCCACTTTAAATTGTTTTTTGCTTTTCTCAACAATGGTACCTGGTTCTTGCACCGTTAATTCAGACAAAGGTGTCACATCAGTGATTTTCACACGTTGATCAAAAACCTGCACAAAGGCCGGATGAGTTGGATATAAACCGCGTATATGCCAATCTAGTTCTTGGGCTGTTTCCGTTGCAAAATTAAGATTCTGCATGTCATGCGGTATATTTGGTGAAAAAGTAACCTCTTCTTCATTTTGTTTCATTGGATCAATATCACCGTTTGCGATTTTAGGGAGTGTCTTTATTAGCAAGTCACGTCCTGCAATGCTTAATTTTTCAAACATCGTACCAACATTATCAGTACTCGTAATTGGAACCTTTATCGTATCAATTACATCGCCAGCATCC
This window contains:
- a CDS encoding SpoIIE family protein phosphatase, coding for MAIAYRTDPGSKRHDNEDYVGSFINKAGRTMVIVADGVTSNEGGEVASAMTVEHFGHAWEINDLETIVPTITWLKKQAKIENDTIIQAGQRFQELSQMATTVVLAVLFDEKVVIANLGDSKAFLLHNSQLTQLSNDHILKNEIVRRGAMASADASNMAHANSVTRFLGVDEHVDIEISQHNFVSDDILFLTSDGITKVLDHETIKQIMRYEEPLDIKVFDMIQQANKKGAPDNVTAVLVTHEKD
- a CDS encoding thiamine diphosphokinase, which gives rise to MQINILAGGPTELWPKNLFQEQGVWIGADRGAWYLYQKNIPMIMAVGDFDSLTDFELTTIQNHLAKQKVIHVKAEKDETDTELALMYAQKKDPDIIKIFGATGARIDHMLSNLWLMADEKFENIVEKTSFIDNTNSVSYATPGLSEIVKYSNAKYLGFMPLNNVENFKIRDAKYPLTLTKNKYKMWSSNEFVSDSVHISFDTGIIMITQSVDGDE
- a CDS encoding methionyl-tRNA formyltransferase translates to MTYSVVLMGTPSFAVPILEALQESDNYDVKAVVTQPDRPQGRKHALTPSPVKVAALAYDVPVLQPEKISGSPEMQEVIDINPDFIVTAAFGQFLPTKLLDAAKIAAVNTHASLLPKYRGGAPVHYAIMNGDKETGVSIMYMVKKMDAGDVIDTIKVPITSTDNVGTMFEKLSIAGRDLLIKTLPKIANGDIDPMKQNEEEVTFSPNIPHDMQNLNFATETAQELDWHIRGLYPTHPAFVQVFDQRVKITDVTPLSELTVQEPGTIVEKSKKQFKVASANGTVVQINRLQPAGKSEMAISAYLNGAGKDLKVGQKWATINE
- a CDS encoding 50S ribosomal protein L28, which encodes MAKDAITGARTRFGNQRSHALNSSRRSWKPNLQKVTVKINGAAPKKVYLTARTLKAGLKNGSIERV
- a CDS encoding Asp23/Gls24 family envelope stress response protein gives rise to the protein MAIIIKTNNGDISLENDVIATIVGGSAIENPGIVGMASKATFRDGVNQILNRENYAKGVVVHQKDSGVAVDVYLVAQYGTKLSEISKSVQGKVKYNLDAFLGIHVSEVNVIVQGVRVSD
- the rsgA gene encoding ribosome small subunit-dependent GTPase A, coding for MKTGRIIRSLSGYYDIQLPSGNIQRTRARGEFRKSKQKPLVGDFVDFESENDEGFIWSIHERENVLVRPPIANIDIAVIVTAAKEPDFAPNLLDRQLVALEAANVRPLIYFSKMDLLEKSEHEKINCIASDYQSIGYDVIVSDSDNAFETLKKVLKSHVSVFMGQTGAGKSTLLNHLSPQLGLETGEVSKALSRGKHTTRQVTLIEVDEALIADTPGFSSYEVFDFSVEELDDYFPEFVENRQDCRFRGCLHLNEPGCAVKEAVAVGTITQSRYNSYKAFYELIKAQKPKYKTDN
- a CDS encoding ribulose-phosphate 3-epimerase: MSGIIAPSILSADYTNLERDVKLVEAAGAEYLHIDVMDGNFVPAISYGPNWVKQLRPETDLVLDVHLMIQNPERFVEEFADAGADIIGVHVEATPHIHRVLQMIKNKGVKAEVVINPGTPVSAIEAVLDMVDQVLVMTVNPGFGGQKFLPSTLQKIEQLQTFREERGFDFDIEIDGGVNNETIKSAYDAGANVFVAGSYVYDKVDPAAKISILKDLIK
- the rsmB gene encoding 16S rRNA (cytosine(967)-C(5))-methyltransferase RsmB, with the translated sequence MSDKRVYSDNPRVLAVQTLAKIKNGAYSNLQLNQVIKQHKLGEADTRLLTTLVYGVIQHRLTFEYWLEPFVGSKKIDPWVRELLYTAIFQMEYLDKIPQHAIFNESIEVAKILGHVGTGKFVTAILHSISRKGLRSVADIDDDIQRLSIEASLPIWLVEELIKQNGDEQARQIIATINDAPKQSIRVNTTLANDQEVVTSLESENFTISASSVAAHAFLVDGGHVASSKAYHDGWLTLQDESAMLPVESLHLTPDVKSILDAAAAPGGKTTQLAQYSAPDAVITALDVHDHKIKLINNNAERLHVADKIHARVLDARKVPEQIDKKFDRILVDAPCSGFGLLRRKPEIRYDKTLKDVESLAGLQTQILDSVSQNLAKNGIMVYSTCTILRQENDDVVTKFLEKHPNFELIPTETTYKLKLDHSEKALHVYPNDYHTDGFFVATLRKND
- the pknB gene encoding Stk1 family PASTA domain-containing Ser/Thr kinase — translated: MLPDTLVDNRYRIIKSLGDGGMANVYLAHDEFLNRDVTFKMMRLDMKNDVDLAKRFQREALSVTELINDNIVQVYDVGEYQGSQYIVMEYVDGTNLKSYISEHFPIAYQQVVDIMMQILDAVQAAHNAGIIHRDLKPQNILINRKDQVKITDFGIAIAKSEQDLTQTHTVIGSVHYLSPEQTRGGMASAKSDIYALGVMLYEMLTKQVPYEGDTPVAIALKHATADMPSVRDFDPRIPQALENVILKATAKNSQDRYSDASVMAEDLKTVLSPRRSNEQRFAPTADIENETRIIPMEQIQDQLKNGVSSVNVLPEEVPEEPSVKDLIIEYGKKGYAVKSIAKIVDRTPNYVRSVLRGNGIKYRENKLPKILAFTTLFIVAIIAIFAFIQIQASQITVPSLSNLTRIKAEQKIQDAGLNVGSVTSTTSTTVKKGSVVRSTPKEGTDVKKGDSINLVISSGKAKVRFGDYVGSDYDVTAAQLRSQGYEIQREQQASDSVAAGIIIAQSINANGKVDPTATKVTFTVSTGPVKINVPDFTKSSTQSDVQNWASQNDVTVNFNTTYSNSVKKDHVISQSIRGGSKITKDNTLLITISQGPEQSSSSSSSSSSSSSSSSSSSSTSSENSSTTSSDSSTSESSSSQE
- the trxA gene encoding thioredoxin; translation: MSVKTVEDATFVEETNTGVSITDFWATWCGPCRMQSPVLDALSDEIDNVKFVKMDVDANPETPAEFGIRAIPTLLIKKDGKVMDRLTGFHNKEQLAKILAKYTN
- a CDS encoding DAK2 domain-containing protein; amino-acid sequence: MSVNSLTKITNIEFGKMINAAAAVLAANADKINKLNVFPVPDGDTGTNMSLSMASGAQYERDSLETEIGALAKATSKGLLMGARGNSGVILSQIFRGFSNSMAGKETLSARDLADALMSGAQVAYKSVMKPTEGTILTVIREAAAKANKIADQTDDIVELMAAVQEAAQVALDSTPDLLPVLKEVGVVDSGGQGLVFVLQAFYQVISGDFNEEDIKAPDNAELDQMVKELHAGAQASNSLDPADIQYGYCTEIMVQIGKGTTYDHDFDYQKFYDYLAELGDSLLVINDDEIVKVHVHTENPGKVISWGTHFGSLVKVKVDNMRDQQQTVIDAQRAEEARIEKIANMQVPVSDTAVIAIAAGDGIAELFKSLGVHTVISGGQTMNPSTADIMKVIEESGAKKIIILPNNSNIFMAAEQAITLAEIPVKVVKTRTIQQGLTAMMGYNPDADLEQNATEMSEMMADVKSAQITQAVRETKFNGHEIHHGDWMGIIDGDIEVVTQNVESAAQESIQKMIDEDSEIVTIIFGEGTKAKVAQKLKAFVEELDDDLEVEVHDGGQPLYPFFISVE